A portion of the Lolium rigidum isolate FL_2022 chromosome 1, APGP_CSIRO_Lrig_0.1, whole genome shotgun sequence genome contains these proteins:
- the LOC124692298 gene encoding acyl-coenzyme A oxidase 3, peroxisomal-like: MDPTPAAAARRAAAIARHLAGLPSDTSTAPAALQSSPCLSYVPPESTEAPPAFSPTELRALLDGHHLRDRDWVFGAMEESPLFCPRRAGGKVFVSPDYNEGKEGQREATMRRIGHLTRRGVFRGWLTEPGPEAELRKLALLEALSVYDHSLVIKIGVHFFLWGGAIKFLGTKRHHDKWLSDTENYLIKGCFAMTELGHGSNVRGIETIATYDSQTREFVINTPCESAQKYWIGGAANHATHTIVFAQLHINGRNEGVHAFVAQIRDQDESVLPNIHIADCGHKIGLNGVDNGRIWFNNIRVPRENLLNLVADVLPDGQYVSTIDDPDQRFAAFLSPLTLGRVNIAVSSVYISKVGLAIAVRYALSRRAFSITPDGPEMLLLDYPSHQRRLLPLLAKACMMSSASNFMKNMYVKRTPEASKAIHVYSSALKATLTWQNMTTLQECREACGGQGLKTDSRVGILKAEFDVQSTFEGDNNVLLQQVSKALYAELVATQKKKKPFKGLGLEHLNGPCPAIPGSLTSGILRSSKFQMDLFCLRERDLLKQFTKEVSHYLAQGESREKAFMLSYQIGEDLARAFTERTILQIFLADEMKTPAGSLKDVLGLLRSIYVTVCIDESASFLRYGYLSRDNVATVRKEVMALCSELRPHALAIVSSFGIPDAFLSPLAFDWIDANALSSGSE, translated from the exons ATGGACCCtactcccgccgccgcagcccgccGCGCGGCGGCGATCGCCCGCCacctcgccggcctcccctcCGATACCTCCACCGCCCCCGCCGCGCTGCAGTCCTCCCCGTGCCTGAGCTACGTGCCGCCAGAATCCACCGAGGCTCCGCCGGCGTTCTCGCCGACGGAGCTCCGCGCGCTCCTCGACGGGCACCACCTGAGGGACCGCGACTGGGTGTTCGGCGCGATGGAGGAGAGCCCGCTCTTCTGCCCGCGCCGCGCCGGCGGGAAGGTGTTCGTGTCGCCGGACTACAACGAGGGCAAGGAGGGGCAGCGGGAGGCCACCATGCGCCGGATCGGGCACCTCACGCGCCGGGGCGTGTTCCGTGGCTGGCTCACGGAGCCAGGGCCCGAGGCCGAGCTCCGCAAGCTCGCGCTGCTCGAGGCCCTCAGCGTCTACGACCACTCCCTCGTCATCAAGATCGGCGTCCACTTCTTCCTCTG GGGTGGCGCTATCAAGTTTCTTGGAACGAAGCGCCATCATGACAAGTGGTTGTCAGACACGGAAAATTATCTTATTAAAGGTTGTTTTGCAATGACAGAACTGGGACATGGGAGCAAT GTAAGAGGAATTGAGACAATAGCAACTTATGATTCCCAAACAAGAGAGTTTGTGATAAATACTCCTTGCGAGTCAGCTCAGAAGtactggattggtggagctgctaAT CATGCTACACATACAATAGTCTTTGCTCAGCTCCATATAAATGGAAGAAATGAGGGAGTCCACGCTTTTGTAGCTCAGATTAGAGATCAAGATGAGAGTGTGTTGCCTAATATCCATATAGCTGACTGTGGCCATAAAATTGGACTAAATGGTGTTGATAATGGTCGCATTTG GTTTAACAATATACGCGTTCCTCGAGAGAACTTGCTGAATCTGGTTGCTGATGTTTTGCCTGATGGTCAATACGTTAGCACGATAGATGACCCAGATCAG AGGTTTGCAGCATTTTTATCTCCTCTCACGCTTGGCCGGGTCAATATTGCGGTCAGCTCTGTTTATATTTCAAAG GTAGGCCTAGCAATTGCTGTGAGATATGCTTTGTCAAGGAGGGCCTTTTCAATTACACCAGATGGCCCTGAAATGCTGCTACTTGATTATCCCAGTCACCAGAGGCGCCTCCTACCTTTGCTCGCAAAAGC ATGTATGATGAGCAGTGCTAGTAATTTTATGAAAAATATGTACGTGAAGAGAACACCTGAAGCTAGTAAAGCGATACACGTGTACTCTAGTGCTCTGAAGGCTACACTAACCTGGCAGAATATGACCACGCTTCAG GAGTGCCGTGAAGCCTGTGGTGGCCAAGGTTTGAAGACTGATAGCCGTGTAGGAATTTTGAAAGCTGAATTTGATGTGCAGTCTACATTTGAGGGTGACAACAATGTTCTACTGCAGCAG GTAAGCAAAGCCCTGTATGCTGAATTAGTAGCGACACAGAAAAAGAAGAAGCCATTCAAGGGATTGGGATTAGAACATTTGAATGGTCCTTGCCCTGCTATTCCTGGTAGTCTGACAAGTGGCATATTAAGGAGCTCCAAGTTCCAG ATGGATTTGTTCTGCTTAAGGGAGCGGGATTTACTAAAACAGTTCACGAAAGAGGTATCTCACTATCTGGCACAAGGAGAGAGCAGGGAGAAGGCTTTCATGCTG AGCTACCAAATTGGTGAAGACTTAGCTAGAGCGTTTACTGAGCGAACGattttgcaaatatttttggcggACGAGATGAAAACTCCTGCTGGTTCTTTAAAG GATGTATTGGGCTTACTGAGGTCTATTTATGTTACGGTATGCATAGATGAATCTGCATCTTTTCTGAGATACGGCTATTTGTCGCGGGACAATGTAGCCACCGTCAGGAAAGAAGTCATGGCACTCTGCAGTGAACTGAGGCCCCATGCGCTTGCTATCGTCAGCTCTTTTGGAATTCCTGATGCCTTCCTCAGTCCACTTGCTTTCGACTGGATCGACGCAAATGCGCTGTCTTCCGGGAGCGAATGA